Within Kaistia algarum, the genomic segment CCCGACAACGGAGGGATTCCATGCGGTTGAGATTGATCCTGCACGGCAAGGCGGCGGGCGATGCGCGGGTGCGCGGCGCGATCGAGGCCGTGCGCGGCGATGGCCACGAGGTCGAGGTGCGCGTCACCTTTGAAGCGGGCGATGCCAGCCATTTCGCCCGCGAGGCGGTAGAGGATGAGAGCCTCGACGCGATCATTGCCGGCGGAGGCGATGGGACGGTCAACGAGGTGTTCGCGGCGGCGTTCCTGGCCAATCCGCCGCCGAGCCTTTCCTTCGGCGTCCTGCCGCTCGGCACCGCCAATGATTTCGCCCATTCAACCGGAATCCCCGTCGATGACCTGACGGCAGCTCTGCGCCTCGTCACGACACGCCCTGCCGTTCCGATCGACGTCGGCCTGCTGAATGGCCGGCCCTTCATCAATCTTGTCTCGGGCGGCTTCGGCTCGCGCGTCACCGTCGAAACCGATCCGGATCTGAAGCGCCGGCTGGGCGGCCTTGCCTATGTCGTGACCGGCGTTGCCCGGTTCGCCGAGATCGGCTCCAGCCGGGGCGTGTTCAAGGCCGAGAATTTCGAATGGGAAGGCTCGTTCCTGGCGCTCGCCATCGGCAATGGCCGGCAGGCGGGTGGCGGCATCCCCCTCTGCCCGACGGCCCTCCTCGATGACGGCGCGCTCGATCTGATGATTCTGCCCGATGTGCCGCCCGAGGCGCGGCTCGATACGCTCTCGCTCCTGCTGAAGCAGGGCGCGGCCGCGATCGATACGCTGAAAGTCACCGTCCGCAGTCCGTGGATCGAATATCATTCGGACGAGGATCTTTACGTCAATCTCGACGGCGAGCCGATTCGCACCCGCCATTTCCGAGCCGAATGCCGACCGAAGGCGCTGCGCGTCCATCTGGGGGCGACGGAGCTTCTTTCCACCCCAACCCCGACCGGATAGAGGTCTGCGATGAGCGTGAATATACCGGCGCTGAAGCGCAACCTCATCGTCATGGGCGTGTCCGGCTCCGGCAAGACCACGGCCGGCGAGACGCTGGCGAAGCATTTC encodes:
- the yegS gene encoding lipid kinase YegS, producing the protein MRLRLILHGKAAGDARVRGAIEAVRGDGHEVEVRVTFEAGDASHFAREAVEDESLDAIIAGGGDGTVNEVFAAAFLANPPPSLSFGVLPLGTANDFAHSTGIPVDDLTAALRLVTTRPAVPIDVGLLNGRPFINLVSGGFGSRVTVETDPDLKRRLGGLAYVVTGVARFAEIGSSRGVFKAENFEWEGSFLALAIGNGRQAGGGIPLCPTALLDDGALDLMILPDVPPEARLDTLSLLLKQGAAAIDTLKVTVRSPWIEYHSDEDLYVNLDGEPIRTRHFRAECRPKALRVHLGATELLSTPTPTG